In Shouchella patagoniensis, the following are encoded in one genomic region:
- a CDS encoding helix-turn-helix domain-containing protein: MINGSNQLFDKHSSEGVCYAKMPTDLTHYLYVPGFRGDLAYLYALIVDYYNADYGYAFPTQDQLALKTGKSTQSVRADMRRLKQAGLIRILTFEGRNNYGYVPLVPLGQAELWRECPEAAERYREAIAKLDEEKRANREKQARKRGGD, translated from the coding sequence ATGATAAATGGATCTAACCAACTATTCGACAAGCATTCTAGCGAGGGCGTTTGCTACGCGAAGATGCCGACGGACTTAACGCATTACTTATACGTGCCGGGATTCCGCGGCGACTTAGCGTACCTTTACGCGCTCATCGTCGATTACTATAACGCTGACTACGGCTACGCGTTTCCTACGCAGGATCAGCTCGCGCTTAAGACGGGCAAATCTACGCAGTCTGTACGCGCGGACATGCGCCGATTAAAGCAGGCGGGACTCATACGTATACTAACGTTTGAAGGACGTAATAATTACGGGTATGTGCCGCTAGTGCCGTTAGGGCAGGCGGAGCTCTGGCGTGAGTGTCCGGAGGCGGCGGAGAGGTACCGGGAGGCAATCGCTAAGTTGGACGAGGAGAAAAGAGCGAACCGCGAGAAGCAGGCGAGGAAAAGAGGCGGCGATTAA
- a CDS encoding KTSC domain-containing protein: protein MQRQYVSSSRMRSVGWANNTLEIEFKDGAVYQYHGVTEAEYRDFMNSSSLGSALSRLDKIHPYNRV from the coding sequence ATGCAAAGACAGTATGTTTCTTCAAGCAGAATGCGGAGCGTTGGTTGGGCGAATAATACTCTTGAAATTGAATTCAAAGACGGTGCTGTATATCAATATCATGGCGTCACTGAAGCAGAATATCGAGACTTCATGAACTCATCTTCGTTGGGTTCTGCTCTATCTAGATTAGATAAAATACATCCATACAACCGTGTTTAA
- a CDS encoding phBC6A51 family helix-turn-helix protein: MAFKKLKPEHYIAIGYLSMPKKGGKTMEEIAEECEVHRATIYDWLKDPVFERELKRTITRNTLARLPEVLESIPDHIIRDGNAAMLKHFLQMHSMLSEHHVVTDTRSGDSTNVDAARAKVEEFRKQQQVKAEGNE, translated from the coding sequence ATGGCTTTTAAGAAACTTAAGCCGGAGCATTATATTGCTATCGGTTATTTGTCGATGCCTAAAAAGGGTGGCAAGACAATGGAAGAAATTGCGGAAGAGTGTGAGGTGCACCGCGCAACTATTTACGATTGGCTGAAAGATCCGGTGTTCGAACGTGAGCTTAAACGGACAATCACACGGAACACCCTCGCTAGGTTACCGGAAGTACTCGAATCCATACCGGACCATATCATACGCGACGGCAATGCGGCTATGCTTAAGCACTTCTTACAGATGCACAGTATGCTATCGGAGCACCACGTCGTTACGGATACGCGGTCAGGCGATAGTACTAACGTAGATGCTGCGCGTGCTAAGGTCGAGGAGTTCCGTAAGCAACAGCAAGTTAAGGCGGAGGGTAACGAGTAG
- the terL gene encoding phage terminase large subunit, producing the protein MPANELDDESALELASYIDEKERLERIHRAEVDLLYFVHEYFSEVRNPENSGNWDGFDIESPEEAAEFHREICAIIDEVSNVKTNDKVAVAAPRGHGKSSYLSKGGPLRDVVFRKRKYIIMISETDTVAKANLDWLTGQLKYNKKLREDFGDILSPKQQLNVRDNGESFITWESGVNSEEKKLLTLVETSSTNKSLRGRNWNGTRPDMIICDDLEDIRSNASTPEQRAKLKDWFSQTVIPLGDPKGKKTAFVYMGTIVHAESNLNNVIKHHPDFKSRLFKALIDDPDRVDLWEQCRAIFVDAETPKEERAVKALDFYKTNRKEMDKGAKVLWPEVQPLWKLMKWKWTEGSKAFNTEYQNTPLDEDSQIFVPAKFALFSEADLIREDGRPLNLSYYAFWDIATGRSSRSDYNAIVTVARNNRTGVIYTIDAWAKRCSSHEALRMAVEKIRVYEHRIFAVETIGAGHDMHRQLRERLSQEGLLSRTRLKPISHHSAKKEKRIESLEPLTENGFLRFMGSQRLLFEQLEQFPTGTYDDLPDALAGAVDLSGGARRSRRTSARKPGNL; encoded by the coding sequence ATGCCCGCCAACGAATTAGACGATGAATCAGCGCTAGAACTAGCCAGCTATATCGACGAAAAAGAACGGCTTGAACGTATACATCGCGCAGAGGTTGACTTACTTTACTTCGTGCATGAGTATTTCTCCGAGGTGCGAAATCCAGAAAATAGCGGTAACTGGGATGGGTTCGATATTGAGTCGCCAGAAGAAGCCGCGGAGTTCCACCGAGAGATCTGCGCCATTATAGACGAGGTTTCAAACGTTAAAACGAACGATAAAGTAGCCGTAGCAGCACCTCGCGGACATGGAAAAAGTTCGTATCTATCGAAAGGCGGTCCGCTAAGAGACGTTGTTTTTCGAAAACGAAAGTACATTATCATGATTTCCGAAACGGATACCGTAGCGAAAGCGAATCTCGATTGGTTGACGGGCCAGCTTAAGTATAATAAAAAGCTTCGAGAAGATTTTGGTGACATTCTCTCACCTAAGCAGCAATTAAATGTGCGGGATAACGGAGAATCGTTTATCACGTGGGAAAGTGGCGTTAATAGTGAGGAGAAAAAATTACTAACGCTAGTAGAGACGTCCTCGACTAATAAATCCTTGCGCGGCCGTAACTGGAACGGTACTCGACCGGATATGATTATATGTGATGACCTCGAAGATATTCGGTCGAACGCTAGTACTCCGGAGCAGCGCGCGAAGTTAAAGGATTGGTTTTCGCAGACGGTTATACCGCTAGGAGATCCGAAAGGCAAGAAAACGGCTTTCGTATACATGGGGACAATAGTTCATGCGGAATCAAACTTAAATAATGTTATTAAGCACCATCCTGACTTTAAATCAAGGCTATTTAAAGCCTTAATAGATGATCCAGACCGCGTGGACCTTTGGGAACAATGCCGCGCTATTTTTGTCGACGCTGAAACACCAAAAGAAGAAAGAGCGGTTAAAGCATTAGATTTCTATAAGACAAACCGAAAAGAAATGGATAAAGGCGCGAAAGTATTATGGCCAGAAGTGCAACCACTGTGGAAATTAATGAAATGGAAATGGACGGAAGGCTCTAAGGCGTTCAATACGGAATACCAAAATACTCCGTTAGACGAAGATTCGCAGATATTTGTACCGGCTAAATTTGCTTTGTTCAGTGAAGCGGACTTAATTCGAGAAGACGGGCGTCCTCTGAACCTAAGCTATTACGCTTTTTGGGACATAGCTACGGGGCGGAGTTCTAGAAGTGACTACAACGCTATAGTAACGGTTGCTAGAAATAATCGAACTGGCGTAATTTATACGATAGACGCGTGGGCTAAACGTTGCTCCTCGCATGAGGCGCTTAGGATGGCCGTCGAAAAGATTCGCGTGTACGAACATCGCATTTTTGCCGTTGAGACGATCGGAGCTGGGCACGATATGCACCGGCAGCTCCGTGAGCGACTCTCACAGGAAGGGCTCTTAAGTAGGACGAGATTAAAACCGATTTCTCATCATAGCGCGAAAAAAGAAAAAAGAATAGAGTCACTAGAGCCGTTGACAGAAAACGGTTTTTTGCGTTTCATGGGCAGTCAACGTCTATTATTCGAACAACTAGAGCAGTTTCCAACTGGAACGTACGATGATTTACCGGATGCCCTAGCGGGCGCGGTCGATTTATCTGGCGGTGCTCGTCGATCTCGGCGCACTTCTGCTAGAAAACCGGGTAATTTATAG
- a CDS encoding phage portal protein: protein MFKEGEYFPPVEHEDRIERYRINEKLFKGDHYDIFKQFSYDYEQMSEVYTTTNLPGLICRKAADFLFGDAPSYSAGSTDYAEEQKVLERLVDSNDLNRQCYESAVSNAYRGDAFFKVRWGQEFEGLVESGNDPFRIFIESQNPTYVFPQSLPSNNKKIFAYHIAIPRCVDEINRVYILDVETHLPGKITYATFDISVLSTSSTENKVVLWKIQRELKDPREDVITGVPFPLVVHIPNSAEVESWEGVDDLSEHINLFEQINRRLSKIGLILDKHSDPAIAIPDGMLGEDEDGSPIFNVARDKAIEISKDEIMPQYITWNGQIESAFKHLDLLIDQVLTNAELPPVALGKGNSGTSGSSGSAILARMNTLIAKIKRKRQYFEAGLKQVLYIAQLLEKEQLGDAANYEARRPKIIFRDGLPTDEKEMAVVSQIRTAGRATISIKTVLMETYGMTEDKADLEIERMRAEEQIFDGVVPALTEGDPYAAEPVVKKAELADDAI, encoded by the coding sequence ATTTTTAAAGAAGGCGAATATTTTCCGCCGGTAGAACACGAAGACCGTATAGAGCGCTATCGAATCAACGAGAAGTTATTTAAGGGTGATCACTACGATATATTCAAACAATTTAGTTATGACTATGAACAAATGAGCGAAGTTTACACCACTACAAACCTGCCCGGTCTAATATGCAGAAAGGCAGCCGACTTTCTTTTCGGAGATGCGCCGAGTTACTCTGCGGGTAGTACTGATTATGCCGAAGAACAAAAAGTTTTAGAGCGACTAGTTGATAGTAACGATTTAAACCGCCAATGTTATGAATCGGCAGTATCCAACGCGTATAGAGGAGATGCTTTCTTTAAAGTGCGGTGGGGGCAAGAATTTGAGGGTTTGGTCGAAAGTGGAAACGATCCATTTCGTATATTCATTGAATCACAAAATCCAACATACGTTTTTCCTCAATCTCTGCCGAGCAACAACAAAAAAATATTCGCGTATCACATTGCAATACCACGTTGCGTCGACGAGATAAACAGAGTATATATACTAGATGTTGAAACGCACTTACCCGGAAAGATAACGTACGCTACTTTTGATATCTCCGTCCTTTCTACTTCTTCAACAGAGAATAAAGTTGTGCTTTGGAAGATTCAGAGAGAACTAAAAGACCCGAGAGAAGACGTTATAACGGGCGTTCCTTTTCCTCTTGTTGTTCATATACCGAATAGCGCAGAAGTTGAATCTTGGGAAGGGGTAGACGACTTAAGTGAGCACATAAATTTATTTGAGCAGATTAATCGCCGACTATCTAAAATAGGATTAATTTTAGACAAGCACTCTGACCCCGCTATCGCTATACCTGATGGAATGTTAGGTGAGGATGAAGATGGAAGCCCAATTTTTAATGTGGCAAGAGATAAAGCAATTGAAATCAGTAAAGATGAGATAATGCCTCAATATATTACTTGGAACGGGCAAATTGAATCTGCCTTCAAACACTTGGACTTATTAATCGATCAAGTACTAACAAACGCCGAACTACCACCAGTAGCACTAGGCAAAGGCAATAGCGGAACAAGCGGATCTTCTGGATCGGCTATTTTAGCGCGCATGAATACACTTATTGCCAAAATTAAGCGTAAGAGACAGTATTTTGAAGCCGGTTTAAAGCAGGTTCTATATATTGCGCAACTCCTTGAGAAGGAACAGCTAGGAGACGCTGCAAACTATGAAGCCCGAAGACCTAAGATTATTTTCCGTGACGGTTTACCTACTGACGAAAAAGAAATGGCGGTTGTTAGTCAGATTAGAACCGCAGGTAGGGCAACTATCTCTATTAAGACGGTATTAATGGAAACATACGGAATGACGGAGGATAAAGCCGATTTAGAGATCGAGCGTATGCGTGCTGAAGAACAGATCTTCGACGGAGTTGTCCCGGCATTAACCGAAGGTGATCCATACGCGGCGGAACCCGTCGTTAAGAAAGCGGAGTTAGCAGATGACGCAATATAA
- a CDS encoding phage minor capsid protein, producing MTQYNSPKPRYNAEVNRIRSAYQAGAQKVLRELDRLDVSNMSRQQSVAALANITRTLKKLDAEGRKWADENIPLAAQQGIERAIITLGEAKSIDEARKLASFNRPNENMVAAAISDTQQSLLAVTQNINRKTRTAIRSVTAESMRENMAAGINGRKGIRSDILSKLRLELGDSLNTGIIDAGGRRWSPTHYVDMATRTKLFDAYDEANRNEGIMRGALYAVISSHGAIDACRFHEGSIVKLTADAPGPYPTIDELKASGQIFHPNCRHSYSVIRDPMLLPEDIRRHALEQDSIAKQALATGQRNPNIDDDLFNADSGLIFM from the coding sequence ATGACGCAATATAATTCGCCGAAGCCTCGCTACAATGCGGAAGTCAACCGAATTAGATCCGCTTATCAGGCTGGGGCACAGAAAGTATTGCGCGAATTAGACCGTCTTGATGTATCGAATATGTCCCGTCAGCAATCCGTGGCAGCTCTCGCAAACATTACGCGAACTTTAAAGAAGCTTGATGCGGAAGGTCGTAAGTGGGCAGACGAGAATATTCCGTTAGCAGCGCAGCAAGGTATTGAGCGCGCCATTATAACGCTTGGTGAAGCGAAGTCTATTGATGAAGCACGAAAACTCGCCAGTTTTAATCGACCAAACGAAAACATGGTAGCTGCGGCAATTTCAGATACGCAACAGTCTTTGTTAGCCGTTACGCAGAATATCAATAGAAAAACGAGAACTGCTATACGATCCGTAACGGCAGAATCAATGCGAGAAAACATGGCAGCGGGAATAAACGGACGAAAAGGTATTAGATCGGACATTCTTTCGAAACTTCGACTAGAGCTGGGAGATTCATTAAACACGGGCATTATAGACGCGGGTGGTCGTCGTTGGAGTCCGACTCACTACGTTGATATGGCAACTAGAACTAAACTTTTCGACGCTTATGACGAGGCTAATAGGAACGAAGGTATTATGCGCGGCGCTCTTTACGCAGTTATTTCGAGCCACGGCGCTATTGACGCTTGCAGATTCCATGAAGGATCTATCGTCAAACTTACGGCTGATGCTCCGGGACCTTACCCGACTATCGACGAGTTAAAAGCGTCCGGGCAGATTTTTCATCCAAATTGCCGACATTCTTATTCTGTAATTCGCGATCCAATGCTACTGCCGGAGGATATTCGAAGACACGCCTTAGAGCAGGATAGTATAGCGAAGCAAGCTCTAGCAACTGGACAACGTAATCCTAATATAGACGACGATCTGTTTAACGCAGATAGTGGTCTTATTTTTATGTAA
- a CDS encoding major capsid protein codes for MALTLTESAKLSQDTLQRGVIETFARSSAILELMPWMDVQGNAYAYNQEGVLPGIGFRGVNEGYEESTGIINQASESLVIAGGDSDVDRFLVQTRSNINDVRAVHDAKKVKALGLAITNQLFNGDTGVTPLGFDGFKKRITGNQNILAGEDGGQLTQDMLDELIDAVEGTPDALFVSKSMRRQMNALLRSSSHYTDTADNFGNAVKAYYGVPVRTIEQDNEGKDILGFNEVTGSSENTGSIYAVKFGPEEFVSGLQNGGISVRDLGELNEKPVYRTRVEWYTGMAVFHPRAAARLSGILKSQ; via the coding sequence ATGGCACTTACATTAACAGAATCAGCAAAATTATCACAAGATACGCTTCAGCGTGGAGTAATTGAGACTTTCGCGCGTAGTTCTGCAATTTTGGAGCTTATGCCGTGGATGGACGTTCAGGGTAATGCTTACGCGTATAACCAAGAAGGGGTATTACCGGGCATCGGCTTTCGTGGGGTGAATGAAGGTTACGAAGAGTCTACTGGAATTATTAACCAAGCCTCTGAGAGTTTGGTAATTGCTGGTGGAGATTCAGACGTAGACCGCTTCTTAGTTCAAACTCGTTCAAATATCAATGATGTTCGAGCTGTGCATGATGCGAAGAAAGTTAAAGCACTAGGCTTAGCAATTACTAATCAATTGTTCAATGGAGACACAGGTGTTACTCCTTTAGGCTTCGATGGTTTCAAAAAACGTATTACAGGCAATCAAAATATTCTTGCCGGAGAAGATGGCGGTCAATTAACTCAAGACATGCTCGATGAGCTTATCGATGCGGTAGAGGGCACACCGGATGCGTTGTTTGTTTCAAAATCAATGCGACGTCAAATGAATGCACTCTTACGCAGTTCATCTCATTATACGGACACAGCCGACAACTTTGGTAACGCAGTAAAAGCGTACTACGGAGTTCCGGTTCGCACGATTGAACAAGACAACGAAGGTAAAGACATTCTTGGATTTAACGAAGTGACTGGCTCATCTGAAAATACGGGCTCAATCTATGCAGTTAAATTCGGTCCAGAGGAGTTCGTTTCTGGCCTTCAAAATGGCGGTATTAGTGTTCGCGACCTCGGTGAGTTAAACGAAAAGCCTGTTTATAGAACACGCGTCGAATGGTATACAGGCATGGCGGTATTCCACCCAAGAGCAGCAGCGCGCCTAAGCGGTATTCTTAAATCTCAATAA
- a CDS encoding minor capsid protein, which produces MRVMDLMAFIRAEIPGQYYANKLPPANEYVPAKCVSVTIHPGGGVDEWTGKKAPSFQLLVRGEVNGDPEAEARAYEIFNALANRKDVKIGADSLSIIRPVGSAPFYIGADDNNQPIYSMNFNTVIRP; this is translated from the coding sequence ATGCGCGTTATGGATTTAATGGCGTTTATCCGCGCGGAGATCCCCGGTCAGTATTACGCGAATAAGTTGCCGCCGGCAAACGAGTACGTACCCGCGAAATGTGTGTCGGTGACGATTCATCCGGGCGGGGGAGTCGATGAATGGACGGGGAAAAAAGCGCCATCGTTCCAACTACTAGTCCGCGGAGAAGTAAACGGAGATCCCGAAGCAGAGGCGCGAGCATACGAAATATTTAACGCATTAGCGAACAGAAAAGACGTGAAAATAGGCGCGGACTCACTATCGATTATTCGACCGGTGGGTTCAGCGCCTTTTTATATCGGAGCAGACGACAACAACCAACCGATTTATTCGATGAATTTTAACACGGTTATACGACCGTAA